A section of the Neorhizobium galegae bv. orientalis str. HAMBI 540 genome encodes:
- a CDS encoding CmpA/NrtA family ABC transporter substrate-binding protein — MTKISKTGILTSGITRRSLIKTTATVALVGAVKTAFPSGAFAAGAGPEVKGIKLGYIALTDAAPLVIAKEKGFFDKHGLPDVDVAKQASWGATRDNLVLGGAANGIDGAHILSPLPYLMHTGKVTQNNKPVPMAILARLNLDSQGISVAKEYAETGVQLDASKLKAAFEKKKAEGKEIKAAMTFPGGTHDLWIRYWLAAGGIDPNKDVSTIVVPPPQMVANMKVGNMDVFCVGEPWNEQLVNQGIGFTAATTGELWKGHPEKALGLRADWIEKNPNAAKALLMAVMEAQQWCESMDNKAEMAEILGRRQWFNVPPKDVLGRLKGDINYGNGRMVQGTDLYMKFWKDGASYPFKSHDTWFMAENIRWGYLPANTDIKALVNQVNREDIWRGAAKDLGVAAADIPASSSRGKETFFDGKVFDPENPSAYLDSLSIKAAS; from the coding sequence ATGACCAAGATTTCGAAGACTGGGATTTTGACGAGCGGCATCACCCGCCGCAGCCTGATCAAGACCACAGCCACCGTCGCCCTCGTCGGCGCCGTCAAGACCGCATTCCCGTCCGGCGCCTTCGCAGCCGGGGCCGGCCCGGAAGTCAAAGGCATCAAGCTCGGCTACATCGCGCTCACCGACGCCGCCCCGCTGGTCATCGCCAAGGAAAAGGGTTTCTTCGACAAGCACGGCCTTCCCGATGTCGACGTCGCCAAGCAGGCTTCCTGGGGTGCGACCCGCGACAACCTCGTGCTTGGCGGTGCCGCCAACGGCATCGACGGCGCCCATATCCTCTCGCCGCTTCCCTATCTGATGCACACCGGCAAGGTGACCCAGAACAACAAGCCGGTGCCGATGGCGATCCTCGCCCGCCTCAACCTCGACAGCCAGGGCATTTCGGTCGCCAAGGAATATGCCGAGACCGGCGTGCAGCTCGACGCTTCCAAGCTGAAGGCGGCGTTTGAGAAGAAGAAGGCGGAGGGCAAGGAGATCAAGGCCGCCATGACCTTCCCGGGCGGCACCCATGATCTCTGGATCCGCTACTGGCTCGCCGCCGGCGGCATCGATCCGAACAAGGACGTCTCGACCATCGTCGTACCGCCGCCACAGATGGTGGCGAACATGAAGGTCGGTAACATGGACGTCTTCTGTGTCGGCGAACCCTGGAACGAGCAGCTCGTCAACCAGGGCATCGGCTTCACCGCCGCCACCACCGGCGAACTCTGGAAGGGCCATCCGGAAAAGGCGCTCGGCCTGCGCGCCGACTGGATCGAGAAGAACCCGAACGCCGCCAAGGCTTTGCTGATGGCTGTCATGGAAGCCCAGCAATGGTGCGAAAGCATGGACAACAAGGCGGAGATGGCCGAGATCCTCGGACGCCGCCAGTGGTTCAACGTGCCGCCGAAGGACGTCCTCGGACGCCTGAAGGGCGACATCAACTATGGCAACGGCCGCATGGTTCAGGGCACCGACCTGTACATGAAGTTCTGGAAGGACGGCGCGTCCTATCCTTTTAAGAGCCACGACACCTGGTTCATGGCCGAGAACATCCGCTGGGGTTACCTTCCGGCCAATACCGACATCAAGGCACTGGTCAATCAGGTGAACCGCGAGGACATCTGGCGCGGCGCCGCCAAGGATCTCGGTGTCGCGGCAGCCGACATCCCGGCTTCCTCCTCGCGCGGCAAGGAAACCTTCTTCGACGGCAAGGTCTTCGATCCGGAAAACCCCTCGGCCTATCTCGACAGCCTTTCGATCAAGGCCGCGTCCTGA
- the ntrB gene encoding nitrate ABC transporter permease, whose translation MSALAKKEKVSAIAAAKPAATIVPFSGKPVSRIDFKQIGMTTLRNVVPPVVVLALILLIWQVLCSAPDASLPSPHVVWQQSYDLIVSPFFYNGSQDIGLGLRVLVSLQRVAYGFGLASVAGVLIGAIIGQSVWAMRGLDPIFQVLRTVPPLAWLPLSLAAFQDSNPSAIFVIFITSIWPVIINTAVGVRNIPQDYRNVAQVLRLNQIEFFFKIMLPSAAPYIFTGLRIGVGLSWLAIVAAEMLTGGVGIGFFIWDAWNSSRLPDIIVALAYIGVVGFALDKLVSALGKIITRGASAN comes from the coding sequence ATGTCCGCCCTGGCAAAAAAAGAAAAAGTTTCTGCAATCGCTGCCGCAAAGCCGGCGGCAACTATCGTCCCCTTTTCCGGTAAGCCGGTTTCGAGGATCGATTTCAAGCAGATCGGCATGACGACGCTGCGCAACGTCGTGCCACCGGTCGTCGTGTTGGCCCTGATCCTGCTGATCTGGCAGGTCCTCTGTTCGGCGCCGGATGCCTCGCTTCCTTCGCCGCATGTCGTCTGGCAGCAAAGTTATGACCTGATCGTCTCGCCATTCTTCTACAACGGTTCGCAGGATATCGGCCTGGGGCTGCGCGTCCTCGTGTCGCTGCAGCGCGTCGCCTATGGCTTCGGTCTTGCGTCTGTAGCCGGGGTGTTGATCGGGGCGATCATCGGCCAATCAGTCTGGGCGATGCGCGGGCTCGACCCGATCTTCCAGGTGCTGCGCACGGTGCCGCCACTCGCCTGGCTGCCGCTGTCGCTCGCCGCCTTCCAGGACTCAAATCCCTCGGCGATCTTCGTGATCTTCATCACCTCGATCTGGCCTGTCATCATCAACACCGCCGTCGGCGTGCGCAACATCCCGCAGGATTATCGCAACGTCGCGCAGGTGCTGCGGCTGAACCAGATCGAATTCTTCTTCAAGATCATGCTGCCGTCGGCGGCCCCGTACATCTTCACCGGCCTCAGGATCGGCGTCGGCCTCTCCTGGCTGGCCATCGTCGCGGCCGAGATGCTGACCGGCGGCGTCGGCATCGGCTTCTTCATCTGGGATGCGTGGAACTCTTCGCGCCTGCCCGACATCATCGTCGCGCTGGCCTATATCGGCGTCGTCGGCTTCGCCCTCGACAAGCTGGTTTCCGCGCTCGGCAAGATCATCACCCGCGGCGCTTCGGCAAACTGA
- a CDS encoding ABC transporter ATP-binding protein, with translation MNAYLKLDHIDKHFDRGGNRAEVLKDINLTISKAEFVSIIGHSGCGKSTLLNLIAGLTPVSAGAVLLENREVNAPGPERAVVFQNHSLLPWLTVYENVNLAVSKVFGRTKSRAERHEWVMANLDLVQMAHAKDKRPSEISGGMKQRVGIARALAMEPKILLLDEPFGALDALTRAHLQDAVMEIHSRLGNTMVMITHDVDEAVLLSDRIVMMTNGPAAKIGEVLDVPIPRPRNRIELASDRTYLKCREAVLKFLYERHRFVEAAE, from the coding sequence ATGAACGCCTATTTGAAGCTCGACCATATCGACAAACATTTCGACCGCGGCGGCAATCGCGCCGAAGTTCTGAAGGACATCAACCTGACGATCTCCAAGGCCGAGTTCGTCTCGATCATCGGCCATTCCGGCTGCGGCAAGTCCACGCTGCTCAACCTCATCGCCGGCCTGACACCCGTCTCGGCAGGTGCTGTCCTGCTCGAAAACCGTGAGGTCAACGCGCCGGGGCCGGAACGCGCCGTCGTTTTCCAGAACCATTCGCTGCTGCCCTGGCTGACGGTCTACGAAAACGTCAACCTCGCCGTCTCAAAAGTCTTCGGCCGCACCAAGAGCAGGGCCGAACGGCACGAATGGGTCATGGCCAATCTGGACCTCGTGCAGATGGCCCATGCCAAGGACAAGCGTCCATCCGAGATTTCGGGCGGCATGAAGCAGCGCGTCGGCATTGCCCGGGCACTCGCCATGGAACCGAAGATCCTGCTGCTCGACGAACCCTTCGGCGCGCTGGACGCGCTGACCCGCGCCCATCTGCAGGACGCGGTCATGGAGATCCATTCGCGTCTCGGCAACACGATGGTGATGATTACCCACGACGTCGACGAGGCCGTTTTGCTTTCCGACCGCATCGTGATGATGACCAACGGCCCGGCCGCCAAGATCGGCGAAGTGCTCGACGTGCCGATCCCCCGGCCGCGCAACCGCATCGAGCTTGCTTCCGACCGCACGTATCTCAAGTGCCGCGAGGCAGTCCTGAAATTCCTCTACGAACGCCACCGCTTCGTTGAAGCCGCGGAGTAA
- the nirB gene encoding nitrite reductase large subunit NirB, with amino-acid sequence MTEKLIIIGNGMAPGRMLEHLFEQAPGRYDVTIFNAEPRVNYDRIMLSPVLSGEKSFEQIVIHGDGWYIDHGITLYKGHKIVAIDRAAKTVTSDHGVTESYDKLVIATGSVPFIIPVPGKDLPGVITYRDLDDVQAMLLAAQSREKAIVIGGGLLGLEAAAGLAQRGMDVTVLHVMPTLMERQLDPAAGYLLQKAVEERGIKVICKANTKQIIGNGKVEGVELDNGTIIPATLVVMAVGIRPSAGLAKEAGLAVNRGIVVDAGMQTSDGDIYSIGECAEVGGMVYGLVAPLYEMARIAAAHLAGDTKPAFVHSDTPTKLKVTGIDLYSLGDFADGDDRQEIVLRDATAGIYKRLVLKDNRIIGTVLYGETSDGAWFNDLKKKATDITEMRDTLIFGQAYQGGSPLDPMAAVAALPDDAEICGCNGVCKGKITSTITAKGLTSLDDVRAHTKASASCGTCTGLVEQLMALTLGDAYNPKAVQPMCTCTELGHDDVRRLIKAKGLKTIPAVMQELEWKTSCGCAKCRPALNYYLVCDWPDEYADDYQSRYINERVHANIQKDGTYSVVPRMWGGVTNSQELRAIADVVDKFEIPMVKVTGGQRIDLLGIEKEDLPAVWADLGKAGFISGQAYAKGLRTVKTCVGSDWCRFGTQDSTGLGIRIEKFMWGSWTPAKLKMAVSGCPRNCAEATCKDIGVICVDSGFEIHFAGAAGLDIKGTEVLGLVKTEDEALEYIVALTQMYREQGRYLERIYKWAKRIGLDEIRRQIMTDTEKRQAYYERFVFSQKFAQVDPWSERVSGKDKHEFRPMATVGYSHAAE; translated from the coding sequence ATGACAGAAAAACTTATCATCATCGGCAATGGCATGGCGCCGGGGCGCATGCTGGAACACCTCTTCGAACAGGCGCCCGGCCGCTACGACGTAACGATCTTCAACGCCGAACCACGCGTCAACTACGACCGCATCATGCTCTCGCCGGTGCTTTCCGGCGAAAAGAGCTTCGAGCAGATCGTCATCCATGGCGACGGCTGGTACATCGACCACGGCATCACGCTTTACAAGGGCCACAAGATCGTTGCGATCGACCGGGCGGCGAAGACCGTTACTTCCGATCACGGCGTCACCGAAAGCTACGACAAGCTGGTGATCGCCACCGGCTCGGTGCCCTTCATCATTCCGGTGCCGGGCAAGGATCTGCCGGGCGTCATCACCTATCGCGACCTCGACGACGTGCAGGCCATGCTGCTCGCCGCCCAGTCGCGCGAAAAGGCGATCGTCATCGGCGGCGGCCTGCTCGGCCTCGAAGCGGCAGCCGGTCTTGCCCAGCGCGGCATGGACGTGACCGTGCTGCACGTGATGCCGACGCTGATGGAGCGCCAGCTCGATCCGGCCGCCGGTTACCTGCTGCAGAAAGCCGTCGAGGAACGCGGCATCAAGGTGATCTGCAAGGCCAATACCAAACAGATCATCGGCAATGGCAAGGTCGAGGGCGTCGAACTCGACAACGGCACGATCATCCCGGCGACGCTGGTGGTCATGGCCGTCGGCATCCGCCCGAGCGCCGGCCTCGCCAAGGAAGCAGGCCTCGCGGTCAATCGCGGCATCGTCGTCGACGCCGGCATGCAGACGTCTGACGGCGACATCTATTCCATCGGCGAATGCGCCGAAGTCGGCGGCATGGTCTATGGCCTCGTCGCACCGCTCTACGAAATGGCCCGCATCGCGGCGGCACATCTGGCGGGCGATACGAAGCCGGCCTTCGTGCATTCCGACACGCCGACAAAGCTGAAGGTCACCGGCATCGATCTCTATTCGCTCGGCGACTTCGCCGACGGCGACGACCGGCAGGAAATCGTGCTGCGCGATGCCACCGCCGGCATCTACAAGCGCCTCGTCCTGAAGGACAACCGCATCATCGGTACGGTCCTTTACGGCGAGACCTCAGACGGCGCCTGGTTCAACGACCTGAAGAAGAAGGCGACCGATATCACGGAGATGCGCGACACGCTGATCTTCGGCCAGGCCTACCAGGGAGGGTCCCCGCTGGACCCTATGGCGGCCGTTGCAGCCTTGCCGGATGATGCGGAAATCTGCGGCTGCAACGGCGTCTGCAAGGGCAAGATCACCTCGACCATCACTGCCAAGGGCCTGACATCGCTCGACGACGTGCGCGCCCACACCAAGGCTTCCGCCTCCTGCGGCACCTGCACCGGCCTCGTCGAACAGCTGATGGCTCTGACGCTTGGCGATGCCTACAATCCCAAGGCCGTGCAGCCGATGTGCACCTGCACCGAGCTTGGCCATGACGACGTCCGCCGCCTGATCAAGGCGAAGGGCCTGAAGACCATCCCGGCGGTCATGCAGGAACTGGAATGGAAGACCTCCTGCGGCTGCGCCAAATGCCGCCCAGCGCTCAACTATTACCTCGTCTGCGACTGGCCGGATGAATATGCCGACGACTACCAGTCGCGCTACATCAACGAACGCGTCCACGCCAACATCCAGAAGGACGGCACCTATTCCGTCGTGCCGCGGATGTGGGGCGGCGTCACCAATTCGCAGGAATTGAGGGCAATCGCCGACGTCGTCGACAAGTTCGAGATCCCGATGGTGAAGGTCACCGGCGGCCAGCGCATCGACCTTCTCGGCATCGAGAAGGAAGATCTGCCTGCCGTCTGGGCCGATCTCGGCAAGGCCGGCTTCATCTCCGGCCAGGCCTATGCCAAGGGCCTGCGCACGGTAAAGACCTGCGTCGGCTCCGATTGGTGCCGCTTCGGCACGCAGGATTCGACCGGCCTCGGCATCCGCATCGAGAAATTCATGTGGGGCTCCTGGACACCGGCCAAGCTGAAAATGGCGGTCTCCGGGTGTCCGCGAAACTGCGCCGAGGCGACCTGCAAGGACATCGGCGTCATCTGCGTGGACTCGGGCTTCGAGATCCATTTCGCAGGCGCCGCGGGCCTCGACATCAAGGGCACCGAAGTGCTCGGCCTGGTGAAGACCGAGGACGAGGCACTCGAATACATCGTCGCACTCACGCAGATGTATCGCGAACAGGGCCGTTACCTCGAGCGCATCTACAAGTGGGCGAAGCGCATCGGCCTCGACGAAATCCGCCGGCAGATCATGACCGATACGGAGAAGCGCCAGGCCTATTACGAGCGTTTCGTCTTCTCCCAGAAATTCGCCCAGGTCGATCCCTGGTCGGAGCGCGTCTCCGGCAAGGACAAACACGAGTTCCGGCCGATGGCGACGGTCGGTTACTCGCATGCAGCCGAGTGA
- the nirD gene encoding nitrite reductase small subunit NirD — protein sequence MDMNWIAIGKLTDIPLRGARCVKTPQGKIGVFRTAENQVFAIEDHCPHKGGPLSQGIVHGTSVTCPLHNWVISLETGKALGADEGSVRTIRLELRGEDIFMALEEQLAAAE from the coding sequence ATGGACATGAACTGGATCGCAATCGGCAAGCTGACCGACATTCCGCTCCGCGGCGCGCGTTGCGTGAAGACCCCGCAAGGCAAGATTGGCGTATTCCGCACCGCCGAAAACCAGGTCTTCGCCATCGAAGATCATTGCCCTCACAAGGGAGGGCCGCTGAGCCAGGGCATCGTGCACGGCACCTCGGTGACGTGTCCGCTGCACAACTGGGTGATCTCGCTCGAAACCGGCAAGGCGCTCGGCGCCGACGAAGGTTCGGTCCGGACCATCCGGCTCGAACTGCGCGGCGAAGACATCTTCATGGCACTCGAAGAACAGCTGGCCGCAGCCGAATAA
- a CDS encoding formate/nitrite transporter family protein: MSYVTPTEFVTKMIDAGEAKIFMSTRDTLIRAFMAGAILALSAAFAVTITVQTGNALAGAILFPVGFCLLYLMGFDLLTGVFTLSPLALIDKRPGATAGGVLRNWTLVFIGNFAGAFLVAVMMAIIFTFGFSEVPNEVGQRIGHIGEGRTLGYAAHGAAGMLTLFIRGVLCNWMVSTGVVAAMMSTSVSGKVIGMWMPIMLFFYMGFEHSIVNMFLFPSGLLLGGKFSFMDYLIWNEIPTVIGNLVGGLTFVGLTLYSTHGRKKGKQSAQAGHIGNPAGVPAE, translated from the coding sequence ATGTCCTATGTCACACCAACGGAATTCGTGACGAAGATGATCGACGCCGGCGAGGCGAAGATCTTCATGTCTACGCGCGACACCCTGATCCGGGCTTTCATGGCGGGCGCAATCCTTGCGCTTTCCGCCGCCTTTGCCGTCACCATCACGGTGCAGACCGGCAATGCGCTTGCCGGCGCAATCCTCTTCCCGGTCGGCTTCTGCCTTCTCTATCTCATGGGCTTCGATCTTCTGACGGGCGTCTTTACGCTTTCACCGCTTGCCCTGATCGACAAGCGGCCGGGAGCGACCGCTGGTGGCGTTCTGCGTAACTGGACGCTCGTCTTCATCGGCAATTTCGCCGGCGCCTTCCTCGTTGCGGTGATGATGGCGATCATCTTCACCTTCGGTTTCAGCGAGGTGCCCAACGAGGTTGGCCAGAGAATCGGCCATATCGGCGAAGGCCGCACGCTCGGTTACGCGGCCCACGGCGCGGCCGGCATGCTGACGCTCTTCATCCGCGGCGTTCTCTGCAACTGGATGGTTTCGACCGGCGTCGTCGCCGCGATGATGTCGACCTCCGTGTCCGGCAAGGTCATCGGCATGTGGATGCCGATCATGCTGTTCTTCTACATGGGTTTCGAACATTCCATCGTGAACATGTTCCTGTTCCCCTCCGGCCTGCTGCTGGGCGGCAAGTTCTCGTTCATGGATTATCTGATCTGGAACGAAATCCCGACCGTCATCGGCAATCTTGTCGGCGGCCTCACCTTCGTCGGTCTGACGCTTTACTCGACCCATGGTCGCAAGAAGGGCAAGCAGAGCGCTCAGGCTGGCCATATCGGCAATCCTGCCGGCGTTCCGGCGGAGTGA
- a CDS encoding nitrate reductase: MQAGGETTRTTCPYCGVGCGVIATVAGDGAVTVKGDPEHPANFGRLCSKGSALAETIDLEGRVLFPEILGRQADWDEALDLVAEKFSKTIAEHGPDSVAFYVSGQLLTEDYYVANKLMKGSIGSANIDTNSRLCMSSSVAGHRRAFGSDTVPGTYEDIELADLVILTGSNLAWCHPVIYQRLAAAKAARPGMKIVVIDPRRTMTCDIADLHLGIRPDGDVALFMGLLAHLAQSPAIDQNYIAAHTQGFGEAFAAAAALSFTELMERTGLPAMQLREFFHLFETTEKVVTCYSQGVNQSASGTDKVNAIINCHLATGRIGRPGTGPFSLTGQPNAMGGREVGGLANMLAAHMAIESAEDRDRVQRFWASPRIAEKPGLKAVDMFRAVADGRIKALWIMATNPVVSMPDADAVEAAIKACPFVVVSDILRDTDTARHAHVLLPSVGWGEKDGTVTNSERRISRQRWFLSAPGEAKADWWQMAEVGQRMGFDGFVYKSAAEIFAEHAALSAFENEGSRDFDIGAFVGLGEEGYDALTPFQWPAPLEQPIVGRDSDKRFFADGGFYHPDRKARFVPVQAPATDRTNEQYPLTLNTGRIRDHWHTMTRTAKSARLSGHIAEPFAELHPRDAMELGIRGAGLVELESPHGTAIVRALVTERQARGNVFVPMHWNDQFAAKARIDALVAPVTDPFSGQPASKNVAIAARPFAASFYGFAVSASKPLNLQADYWALAKADGGWRIELAFADPVEDWVAWCRAAFGIPAEIEPLGYADHQSGDLRLAFFDGGKLLAALFLANQPVAVARNWAIGQLAAEHADLRKRFAIVAGRPGADQPDPGATVCSCFSVGVNRIIGAVRTGCHSVEAVGKATNAGTNCGSCRAEIRGIIDGCLAAAAE, encoded by the coding sequence ATGCAGGCGGGTGGAGAAACCACCAGGACGACCTGCCCCTATTGCGGCGTCGGCTGCGGCGTCATCGCCACGGTGGCCGGTGACGGCGCCGTAACGGTAAAAGGCGATCCCGAGCATCCGGCCAATTTCGGCCGGCTCTGTTCCAAAGGATCGGCGCTGGCAGAAACCATCGATCTCGAGGGGCGTGTCCTCTTCCCCGAGATCCTCGGCCGGCAGGCGGACTGGGACGAGGCGCTCGATCTCGTCGCCGAAAAGTTCTCGAAAACCATTGCCGAACACGGACCGGATTCTGTTGCCTTCTACGTCTCCGGCCAATTGCTGACTGAAGACTATTACGTTGCCAACAAGCTGATGAAGGGCTCTATCGGCTCGGCAAATATCGACACCAATTCCAGGCTTTGCATGTCTTCGTCCGTCGCCGGCCACCGCCGCGCTTTCGGATCCGATACCGTTCCCGGTACTTACGAGGACATCGAACTCGCCGATCTGGTCATCCTCACCGGCTCCAACCTCGCCTGGTGTCACCCTGTGATCTATCAGCGGCTCGCAGCGGCCAAGGCTGCTCGGCCGGGCATGAAGATCGTCGTCATCGATCCGCGCCGGACGATGACCTGCGATATCGCCGACCTGCATCTGGGCATCCGCCCGGATGGCGACGTGGCGCTGTTCATGGGCCTGCTCGCCCATCTGGCGCAAAGCCCGGCGATCGACCAGAACTATATCGCCGCGCATACGCAAGGGTTTGGCGAAGCCTTTGCTGCCGCGGCCGCGCTTTCGTTCACAGAATTGATGGAGCGGACCGGCCTGCCCGCGATGCAGCTTCGCGAGTTCTTTCACCTGTTCGAGACGACGGAAAAGGTCGTCACCTGCTATAGTCAGGGCGTCAACCAGTCGGCGTCGGGGACGGACAAGGTCAACGCCATCATCAACTGCCATCTGGCGACCGGCCGCATCGGCCGGCCGGGCACCGGCCCCTTTTCGCTGACCGGCCAGCCGAATGCCATGGGTGGCCGCGAAGTCGGCGGTCTCGCCAATATGCTCGCCGCCCATATGGCGATCGAAAGCGCCGAGGATCGCGACCGGGTGCAGCGTTTCTGGGCCTCGCCTAGGATTGCCGAAAAGCCGGGCCTCAAGGCCGTCGACATGTTCCGCGCCGTCGCCGATGGGCGGATCAAGGCGCTGTGGATCATGGCCACCAATCCGGTGGTGTCGATGCCCGATGCCGATGCGGTCGAGGCTGCCATCAAGGCCTGTCCCTTCGTGGTGGTCTCCGACATTCTTCGTGACACCGATACCGCCCGCCACGCGCATGTCCTGCTGCCCTCGGTCGGCTGGGGTGAGAAGGACGGCACCGTCACCAATTCGGAACGCCGCATCTCCCGCCAGCGCTGGTTTCTGTCCGCGCCCGGCGAGGCCAAGGCCGATTGGTGGCAGATGGCAGAAGTCGGCCAGCGCATGGGCTTTGACGGCTTCGTTTATAAATCTGCGGCTGAGATCTTCGCCGAACATGCGGCACTTTCGGCCTTCGAGAACGAGGGCAGCCGGGATTTCGATATCGGCGCGTTTGTCGGGCTCGGTGAAGAAGGATACGATGCACTGACGCCCTTTCAGTGGCCTGCTCCGCTGGAGCAGCCCATCGTCGGGAGAGATAGCGATAAGCGCTTTTTCGCCGATGGCGGCTTCTATCACCCCGATCGTAAGGCACGTTTCGTCCCCGTCCAGGCTCCAGCGACCGACCGCACCAATGAGCAATATCCGCTTACATTGAATACCGGCCGCATCCGCGACCATTGGCATACGATGACGCGGACGGCCAAAAGCGCCCGGCTTTCCGGCCATATCGCCGAGCCCTTCGCGGAACTCCATCCGCGCGATGCGATGGAACTCGGCATTCGCGGCGCGGGCCTGGTCGAACTCGAAAGCCCGCATGGCACGGCAATCGTCCGGGCGCTGGTCACGGAACGCCAGGCCCGTGGAAACGTCTTCGTGCCGATGCACTGGAACGACCAGTTCGCCGCAAAAGCCCGCATTGATGCGCTGGTCGCACCTGTCACCGATCCGTTTTCCGGCCAACCGGCTTCGAAGAATGTCGCGATTGCCGCCCGGCCATTCGCTGCTTCTTTCTACGGCTTTGCCGTTTCCGCCTCGAAACCCTTGAACCTACAGGCGGACTACTGGGCGCTCGCCAAGGCCGATGGCGGCTGGCGGATCGAACTCGCGTTCGCGGACCCGGTCGAGGACTGGGTGGCCTGGTGCCGGGCAGCATTCGGCATCCCTGCCGAGATCGAGCCGCTCGGTTATGCCGACCATCAGTCCGGCGACCTGCGCCTCGCCTTCTTCGACGGCGGAAAGCTGCTTGCCGCACTTTTCCTCGCGAACCAGCCCGTCGCCGTCGCCCGCAACTGGGCAATCGGCCAACTTGCCGCCGAACACGCCGACTTGCGCAAGCGCTTTGCGATCGTCGCCGGGCGCCCCGGGGCCGACCAGCCCGATCCCGGCGCCACCGTCTGCTCCTGCTTTTCGGTCGGCGTCAACCGGATCATCGGCGCGGTCAGGACCGGCTGTCACAGCGTCGAGGCCGTCGGAAAAGCAACCAATGCCGGCACCAATTGCGGCTCCTGCCGCGCTGAAATCAGGGGGATCATCGATGGATGTCTTGCAGCCGCCGCGGAATGA
- the cysG gene encoding siroheme synthase CysG codes for MDVLQPPRNEASPDRGARMAPLAKLPVFWALEGRPVIVAGGSDAAAWKAELLAACGANVHVYADRLSETFEKLIERGAEHPQGRFIHHPRVWDVSIFEAAAIAIADCEDGDEAQAFFDAARAAGVPVNVIDKPAFCQFQFGSIVNRSPVVVSISTDGAAPILAQAIRRRIETLLPASLKTWAELAQSLREKINDRLAPGPQRRAFWERFVDRAFGSEPGSGSEAAILADAGRVASSAQKGRVTLVGAGPGDAELLTLKAVRALQAADVILFDDLVSDEVLELARREAKRMLVGKRGGRVSCRQEDINDMLVKFAKAGKRVVRLKSGDPMVFGRAGEEIACLEREGIPVDVVPGITSASAMASRLGVSLTHRDHAQGVRFVTGHSRKGVLPDNLDWKSLADPRTTTIYYMAGRTAGEIVSKLTDAGMTHDMPVVIVSAVTRPNERRWAGRLNDMAAAMAEIGIDEPVLIGIGHVFRKADIADCTHWSDQAAASA; via the coding sequence ATGGATGTCTTGCAGCCGCCGCGGAATGAAGCATCTCCTGATCGTGGCGCCCGCATGGCGCCGCTTGCGAAGCTCCCGGTCTTCTGGGCGCTCGAAGGCAGGCCCGTCATCGTTGCCGGTGGGTCGGATGCGGCTGCCTGGAAAGCCGAGCTGCTCGCCGCCTGCGGAGCCAATGTGCATGTCTATGCGGATAGGCTTTCCGAGACATTCGAAAAGCTGATCGAACGCGGGGCGGAACATCCGCAGGGCCGGTTCATCCATCATCCGAGGGTGTGGGACGTTTCGATTTTCGAGGCCGCAGCGATTGCGATTGCGGATTGCGAGGATGGGGACGAGGCGCAGGCGTTTTTTGACGCGGCCCGCGCGGCCGGCGTACCGGTTAACGTCATCGACAAACCCGCCTTCTGCCAGTTCCAGTTCGGTTCGATCGTCAACCGCTCACCGGTCGTCGTATCCATTTCAACCGATGGCGCGGCGCCGATCCTGGCGCAGGCCATCCGCCGTCGTATCGAAACCCTGCTGCCGGCCTCGTTGAAAACTTGGGCGGAACTCGCCCAATCGCTCAGGGAAAAGATCAACGACCGCCTGGCGCCCGGCCCGCAGCGAAGAGCCTTCTGGGAACGTTTCGTGGATCGCGCCTTCGGCAGCGAACCGGGATCGGGCAGCGAAGCGGCTATCCTCGCTGATGCCGGCCGCGTGGCATCCTCGGCTCAGAAGGGCCGCGTCACCCTTGTCGGCGCCGGCCCCGGCGATGCCGAACTTCTGACGCTGAAGGCCGTACGCGCCCTGCAGGCGGCCGACGTCATTCTGTTCGACGATCTCGTCTCCGACGAGGTGCTGGAACTCGCGCGCCGCGAGGCGAAACGCATGCTGGTGGGAAAACGTGGCGGCCGGGTAAGCTGCCGCCAGGAAGACATCAACGACATGCTGGTGAAGTTCGCCAAGGCGGGCAAACGCGTCGTCCGCCTGAAGTCCGGCGATCCGATGGTCTTTGGCCGTGCCGGCGAAGAGATCGCCTGCCTGGAACGAGAAGGCATCCCCGTCGACGTCGTGCCGGGCATCACTTCGGCGAGCGCCATGGCATCGCGGCTCGGCGTGTCGCTCACCCATCGCGACCATGCGCAGGGCGTTCGTTTCGTCACCGGCCATTCGCGCAAAGGCGTACTGCCGGATAATCTCGACTGGAAAAGCCTCGCCGATCCCCGAACCACGACCATCTATTACATGGCGGGACGCACCGCGGGCGAGATCGTGAGCAAGCTCACGGACGCCGGCATGACGCACGACATGCCGGTCGTGATCGTCAGCGCGGTGACCCGGCCGAACGAGCGGCGTTGGGCCGGGCGGCTGAACGACATGGCTGCGGCCATGGCAGAGATCGGCATCGATGAACCCGTGCTGATCGGCATCGGCCACGTATTTCGCAAGGCTGATATCGCCGACTGCACGCACTGGAGCGACCAAGCCGCAGCAAGCGCCTGA